A window of the Desulforapulum autotrophicum HRM2 genome harbors these coding sequences:
- a CDS encoding ATP-dependent nuclease: protein MKLKWVYIKNYRSCKDVRINIDSMQALVGANNAGKSSIIRALDLLFNPSTTKVDEETFWNGDSELQIWIEAVFNELSDAEKEDEKLKPFLRPDDTFHIARSATWKIEEPEEEGASPGDGKPVISQHFCKPMPKYVWLQEGQINGKNITEWWKNKDDLKVGDADFLGYTGTSKPAVGVWKEKVKEFIEAHLTDDDFEDVWNDNPQGYAGVLKGTLPHFIFVPAVRDITDEAKVTKTNPFGKLLYAVLESVTAQQKAELETTLEGLQKRLNRIGGAERLESIVETEKKLNDVLKEYMSCDLEIEFQSPSVETLLTTPQLFADDGFRNMVTNKGHGLQRAIIFSILRCYSELVTGAGEQKKKPMIFAVEEPELYMHPQAQRNIRKVFRGIADKDDQVLFSTHSSLLLDVAYFDEVIRVESTQEEIDGKKTVKSKVWQLPMWVMIEDLKARHGKDATAESMRELYSHAYHPNRSEGFFAKSIILVEGATEQYSLPIYAEASGHQLDALNISVVDSGGKGSMDRLYRIFNELGIPCFILFDYDRGNGDKNIVDKSVELLGLIGEPTDPPDAIMIRDNVACFPHKWETDLAPEIPGVEKLTADARKDMGLHGYSGKPLVARYIARKLTSQDPPVVPPSIHSILEKAVAVKWEKCCLCELQLEGD, encoded by the coding sequence ATGAAGCTCAAATGGGTTTACATCAAGAATTATCGTTCCTGCAAAGACGTACGCATCAATATAGATTCAATGCAGGCCCTCGTTGGAGCAAATAATGCCGGCAAATCATCAATCATCAGGGCATTAGATCTTCTGTTCAATCCCTCCACTACAAAAGTCGATGAAGAAACATTCTGGAATGGCGATTCTGAACTGCAGATATGGATCGAGGCCGTTTTTAATGAATTGTCCGACGCTGAGAAAGAGGACGAAAAATTGAAGCCGTTCTTAAGACCTGACGATACCTTCCATATTGCACGGTCGGCTACTTGGAAAATCGAGGAACCTGAGGAAGAAGGCGCTTCTCCAGGCGATGGGAAACCTGTCATCAGCCAGCATTTTTGCAAGCCGATGCCAAAGTATGTTTGGTTGCAGGAAGGCCAAATCAACGGAAAAAACATCACTGAATGGTGGAAAAATAAAGATGACCTGAAAGTTGGCGATGCCGATTTTCTTGGTTACACTGGCACGAGCAAGCCTGCGGTTGGAGTGTGGAAAGAAAAGGTGAAAGAATTTATTGAGGCTCATCTTACAGACGATGATTTCGAAGATGTGTGGAACGACAACCCGCAAGGTTATGCCGGAGTCCTGAAAGGGACCCTGCCGCATTTCATCTTTGTCCCTGCTGTCAGAGATATAACCGATGAGGCTAAGGTTACCAAGACCAATCCTTTCGGGAAGCTCCTCTATGCTGTCCTGGAAAGCGTAACGGCTCAGCAAAAGGCTGAGCTTGAGACAACGCTGGAAGGTCTCCAAAAACGTCTGAACCGGATCGGAGGGGCTGAGAGGTTGGAAAGCATCGTCGAGACAGAAAAGAAGCTGAACGATGTCTTGAAAGAGTATATGTCCTGTGATCTGGAGATCGAATTCCAATCCCCTTCTGTCGAGACGCTGTTGACGACTCCCCAGCTATTCGCGGATGATGGATTCCGGAATATGGTCACCAATAAAGGACACGGTCTTCAAAGAGCGATAATCTTTTCGATACTGCGCTGTTATTCCGAATTGGTCACTGGGGCCGGCGAACAGAAAAAAAAGCCTATGATCTTTGCTGTCGAAGAACCCGAGCTGTACATGCATCCACAGGCTCAGCGTAACATCCGAAAGGTTTTTAGGGGCATTGCTGATAAGGATGACCAAGTTCTCTTTTCAACGCATTCTTCTTTGCTGTTGGATGTGGCCTATTTTGATGAGGTTATCAGGGTCGAGTCGACCCAGGAGGAAATAGATGGCAAAAAAACGGTCAAGAGCAAGGTCTGGCAACTACCGATGTGGGTAATGATTGAGGATCTAAAGGCCAGGCATGGAAAGGACGCCACTGCTGAATCCATGCGCGAATTGTATTCGCATGCCTATCATCCTAACCGCAGTGAGGGTTTTTTTGCGAAAAGTATCATCCTTGTCGAAGGGGCGACTGAGCAATATTCCCTTCCCATATACGCTGAGGCGTCTGGTCACCAGCTGGACGCATTGAATATCAGTGTAGTAGATTCCGGTGGCAAAGGATCTATGGACCGGCTTTACCGAATCTTCAATGAGCTTGGAATTCCGTGTTTCATACTGTTTGATTATGACAGAGGCAACGGGGATAAAAATATAGTGGACAAATCGGTAGAGCTGCTTGGGCTGATAGGGGAACCTACTGATCCTCCTGATGCTATAATGATTCGTGATAATGTGGCCTGTTTTCCGCATAAATGGGAAACGGACCTTGCTCCTGAGATTCCAGGTGTCGAAAAGCTTACGGCGGATGCGAGAAAGGATATGGGTCTGCATGGATATTCAGGTAAGCCGTTGGTAGCAAGATACATCGCGAGAAAACTTACCTCCCAAGACCCGCCGGTTGTCCCTCCTTCAATCCATTCAATCCTGGAAAAGGCCGTGGCTGTCAAATGGGAAAAGTGCTGTCTGTGTGAACTTCAGTTAGAAGGTGATTGA
- a CDS encoding HNH endonuclease — translation MQISISNPMVREAVFLAYKGICFYTGRPIKREEMVIDHLHPVSKGGEDSFHNYVLTFQDFNLGKSNKTDSDLIPRLQYAIETVYAPRAIKIYKKLKKLRKSKPSRKPNNLTHIKRLDLFWADDGAIEVLTSSKLVTNENIYEILKSLDRFLEIARRDDSDFCFDVWLTSEFGKQLRGIWYQVAGKYFRLVRKTKYYDSNSPDKWAWVYFSQEYLNFLEWIEEESQYLESLWENEDETEHKKLINEFCLKYPPPEKYKDQILN, via the coding sequence ATGCAGATATCTATTAGCAATCCAATGGTGAGAGAGGCTGTTTTCCTTGCATATAAAGGTATCTGCTTTTATACAGGCAGGCCGATAAAGCGTGAAGAAATGGTTATTGACCACCTTCATCCGGTTTCTAAAGGTGGTGAAGACTCGTTTCATAATTATGTACTAACGTTTCAAGATTTCAATTTAGGAAAAAGCAACAAAACTGATTCTGACCTTATTCCGCGACTCCAATATGCTATAGAAACTGTTTATGCACCGAGAGCAATTAAAATTTATAAAAAATTAAAAAAGCTGCGAAAATCAAAACCATCACGAAAACCAAACAATTTAACCCACATAAAAAGACTTGATTTATTCTGGGCTGATGATGGTGCAATCGAAGTGTTAACAAGTTCAAAGTTAGTTACAAATGAAAATATTTACGAAATTTTGAAATCCCTTGATAGATTTCTTGAAATTGCAAGGAGGGATGATTCAGATTTTTGTTTTGATGTCTGGTTAACATCAGAATTTGGAAAGCAATTAAGAGGAATATGGTACCAAGTAGCAGGAAAGTATTTTCGCCTTGTTAGAAAAACTAAATATTATGACTCAAACTCGCCAGACAAATGGGCTTGGGTGTATTTCTCACAAGAATATCTGAATTTTTTGGAATGGATAGAGGAAGAATCTCAATATCTTGAGTCACTTTGGGAAAATGAAGATGAAACCGAGCATAAAAAGCTAATTAATGAATTCTGCTTAAAATATCCACCTCCAGAAAAGTATAAAGATCAAATATTGAACTGA
- a CDS encoding tyrosine-type recombinase/integrase, protein MDFQSHCFATHLLEQGTQTVILQKMFGHKSIRTTARYIHISNDAISKVVSPADAVLQ, encoded by the coding sequence TTGGATTTTCAAAGCCACTGCTTCGCAACCCATTTACTGGAACAGGGCACTCAGACAGTCATCCTTCAGAAGATGTTCGGCCATAAATCCATCAGGACAACCGCCCGTTATATTCACATCAGTAATGATGCCATATCCAAAGTCGTCAGTCCTGCCGATGCGGTGCTCCAATGA
- a CDS encoding tyrosine-type recombinase/integrase — protein sequence MDFLSHCFASHLLQANYDIRTIQELLGHSDVRTTMIYTHTVHSRTIKETKSPLDL from the coding sequence TTGGATTTTCTCAGCCACTGTTTTGCAAGCCATCTGCTACAGGCAAATTATGATATTCGTACCATTCAGGAACTTTTAGGGCACAGTGATGTTCGAACCACAATGATTTATACCCATACCGTCCATTCAAGAACCATTAAGGAAACAAAAAGCCCCTTGGATTTATAG
- a CDS encoding NAD(P)H-hydrate dehydratase has product MLAIVGTVPDDSFPLVSGEVRLKGDTLEIQGLDVAVNRGTPALVAAVLKACEVLDDCEVTGFLVGDIGLGKGSRRLYSHLVEHLPAMAIHTLAFHYLQPDVDWHNRIVFAVEAMAKKPLMIADAGFMYAAKMSGQAGFYDLFTPDAGELAFLADETAPHPFYTRGFILHDENRAEDLIQRAYLHNNGATHLLVKGKIDHVANGAGILSTVDFPAVEAMEAMGGTGDTLTGIVTALVASGMAIPLAAEIAAKTNRLAGFYANPTPASSIVEVIHQIPRALTEVLAAIPHAFDKPTP; this is encoded by the coding sequence ATGCTTGCCATAGTTGGAACCGTTCCCGATGACTCCTTTCCCCTGGTGTCAGGCGAGGTGAGGTTAAAGGGGGATACCCTTGAAATTCAAGGCCTTGATGTGGCCGTTAACCGGGGAACCCCGGCCCTAGTGGCTGCGGTCCTCAAGGCCTGCGAAGTCCTGGATGATTGCGAGGTCACAGGATTTCTGGTGGGGGATATCGGGCTTGGCAAGGGCAGCCGAAGGCTCTACAGCCATCTTGTGGAGCACCTTCCGGCCATGGCGATTCACACCCTGGCCTTTCACTATCTTCAGCCCGACGTGGACTGGCACAACCGGATTGTTTTTGCCGTGGAAGCCATGGCGAAAAAACCGTTGATGATTGCCGATGCCGGTTTCATGTATGCGGCCAAAATGAGTGGCCAGGCCGGTTTTTATGATCTCTTTACCCCGGATGCAGGAGAGCTTGCCTTTCTTGCCGATGAGACCGCCCCCCATCCCTTTTATACCCGGGGGTTCATTCTCCATGACGAAAACAGGGCCGAAGACCTCATCCAGCGGGCCTATCTCCACAATAACGGTGCAACCCATCTCCTTGTAAAGGGAAAAATTGACCATGTGGCCAATGGGGCGGGCATTCTATCAACCGTGGACTTCCCGGCCGTTGAGGCCATGGAGGCCATGGGCGGGACCGGGGATACCCTCACGGGCATTGTAACGGCCCTGGTGGCAAGTGGCATGGCCATTCCCTTGGCCGCTGAAATTGCAGCAAAGACAAACCGCCTTGCCGGATTTTATGCCAACCCCACCCCAGCCTCGTCCATCGTTGAGGTGATACACCAGATCCCACGGGCACTTACCGAGGTGTTAGCCGCCATTCCTCATGCTTTTGACAAACCGACTCCATGA
- a CDS encoding DUF3343 domain-containing protein has product MLIRRFLNRFKRQESPQDRDDLGILGILVFENTSEVIQAERVLKNGGWPIRVMGPPPGIQSGCDLVIEFPLMEELHLTRLLTDAGIPPLEVVPVNDPLLKPVDLFHTKDFGRYLMVRAANMKLTVDKETLVIVNVSGGGCPDVPYLAGLMVGQTLSNTPRPGIMGHTLCGYALKLALEEIERQCLP; this is encoded by the coding sequence ATGTTGATTCGCCGTTTTCTCAATCGGTTTAAACGGCAGGAGTCGCCACAGGACCGGGATGATCTGGGGATACTGGGGATACTTGTGTTTGAGAACACGAGCGAGGTGATCCAGGCCGAACGGGTGTTAAAGAACGGGGGATGGCCCATCCGGGTAATGGGGCCGCCGCCGGGAATCCAGAGCGGATGCGATCTTGTCATTGAGTTCCCGCTGATGGAAGAACTCCATCTTACGCGCCTGCTCACGGATGCGGGGATTCCTCCCCTTGAAGTGGTTCCGGTGAATGATCCGCTTTTAAAACCGGTGGATCTATTCCATACCAAGGATTTTGGTCGGTATCTCATGGTCAGGGCCGCCAACATGAAACTCACCGTGGACAAGGAGACGCTTGTCATCGTCAATGTTTCCGGGGGTGGATGCCCGGACGTTCCCTACCTTGCCGGTCTCATGGTGGGCCAGACCCTCAGCAATACCCCCAGACCCGGCATCATGGGCCATACCCTGTGCGGCTATGCCCTGAAACTTGCCCTTGAGGAGATCGAGCGACAATGCTTGCCATAG
- a CDS encoding sulfurtransferase TusA family protein, which yields MSVTIDARGLSCPQPVLMTMDEIKGGSEKEIKVLVDSEASKENVSRAAVSQGCKVVDIAQDGEEYTISLARD from the coding sequence ATGAGTGTTACCATAGATGCCAGGGGGCTTTCGTGTCCCCAACCGGTCCTGATGACCATGGATGAAATCAAGGGCGGATCAGAAAAGGAAATCAAAGTCCTGGTGGACAGCGAAGCTTCAAAGGAAAATGTCTCAAGGGCCGCCGTAAGCCAGGGATGTAAGGTTGTGGATATCGCCCAGGATGGGGAGGAATACACCATCTCGCTTGCCAGGGACTGA
- the yedE gene encoding YedE family putative selenium transporter encodes MVKNVFATRWGIIGVGAFIGIAAALLQKFGNPGNMGICVACFERDIAGAMGFHRAGVVQYIRPEIIGFVLGSLVAALSFNEFRPRCGSAPVVRFILGMIAMIGALVFLGCPWRAVLRIAGGDWNAVVGLLGLAAGIWIGVQFLKNGYTLGRTQPSPRAAGFTLPLVMVGLLVLMIIYPFVEGQAKTGVLFYSLKGPGAMHAPLLISLGIALVVGFIAQRSRFCTMGALRDLILFKQVHLFSGFMALLVFALGTNLVVGQFHPGFEGQPVAHTMHIWNFAGMLVAGLAFALAGGCPGRQLFLAGEGDGDAAVFVFGMIAGAAVAHNFGLASSPKGVGPHGIAGVFIGLAICLFIGFFMGKKVQKR; translated from the coding sequence ATGGTTAAAAATGTTTTTGCCACCCGGTGGGGAATCATCGGTGTTGGCGCCTTTATCGGCATTGCAGCAGCCTTGCTGCAAAAATTTGGAAATCCTGGGAACATGGGTATCTGTGTGGCCTGTTTTGAGCGTGATATCGCAGGGGCCATGGGGTTTCACAGGGCAGGGGTGGTTCAATATATCCGTCCTGAAATCATCGGGTTTGTCCTGGGTTCCCTGGTTGCGGCCCTCAGCTTTAACGAATTTCGGCCAAGGTGCGGGTCAGCGCCCGTTGTACGGTTTATCCTTGGCATGATCGCCATGATCGGCGCTCTGGTATTCCTGGGATGTCCCTGGCGGGCCGTGCTTCGCATTGCCGGTGGAGACTGGAACGCGGTTGTCGGTCTTCTGGGCCTTGCTGCCGGTATCTGGATCGGGGTGCAGTTCCTGAAAAACGGCTACACCCTTGGACGGACCCAGCCAAGCCCCAGGGCCGCAGGCTTCACCCTGCCCCTTGTCATGGTCGGCCTGCTTGTCCTCATGATCATCTATCCCTTTGTGGAGGGCCAGGCCAAAACCGGAGTACTCTTTTACAGCCTCAAGGGACCGGGTGCCATGCATGCACCCCTTTTGATCTCCCTTGGTATTGCCCTGGTGGTTGGATTTATTGCCCAGAGAAGCCGGTTCTGCACCATGGGAGCCCTCCGGGACCTGATTCTGTTCAAGCAGGTGCATCTGTTCTCCGGGTTCATGGCCTTGCTTGTATTCGCCCTGGGAACCAACCTTGTTGTCGGTCAGTTTCATCCGGGTTTTGAGGGTCAACCCGTGGCCCACACAATGCACATCTGGAACTTTGCCGGCATGCTGGTTGCAGGGCTTGCCTTTGCCCTTGCAGGCGGATGTCCCGGACGTCAGCTTTTCCTTGCAGGTGAAGGCGACGGGGATGCGGCCGTGTTTGTGTTTGGCATGATTGCAGGAGCTGCTGTTGCCCACAATTTCGGACTTGCAAGTTCACCCAAGGGCGTCGGCCCCCACGGCATTGCAGGCGTGTTTATAGGGTTGGCGATTTGTCTTTTTATCGGTTTTTTCATGGGTAAAAAAGTCCAGAAGCGTTAA
- the cfa gene encoding cyclopropane fatty acyl phospholipid synthase yields the protein MGNDEKKTFARLMQYAGITINGDRPFDPRIHNDGFYRRVLTQQNLGLGESYMEKWWDCTALDQFITKILQTNLREHLKKDWATALQVLKAAAFNLQRPGLAFRVGEIHYDIGNDLYERMLDKRMQYSCGYYKDADTLEEAQRAKLDLICRKLALEPGMEVIELGCGFGGFARFAAENYRVKVTGYTVSKEQAKFARQYCKDLPITIHLEDYRKATGSFDRVVSIGLMEHVGCKNYRTYMKLANQLVKADGIVFIHTIGSNVSNITCNPWTTKYIFPNGMLPSMAQLSKAMEGLFVMEDWHNFGEDYDKTLMAWHDNFVRTWPELKQNYSDAFYRMWKYYLLSSAGGFRARSMQVWQMVLTKPGRPCPDTRIS from the coding sequence ATGGGAAATGATGAGAAAAAGACTTTTGCACGATTGATGCAGTATGCGGGCATCACCATCAACGGAGATCGCCCCTTTGATCCAAGAATACACAACGACGGATTTTACCGCAGGGTCCTGACACAGCAGAACCTGGGGCTGGGCGAATCCTACATGGAAAAATGGTGGGACTGCACGGCCCTTGACCAGTTCATCACAAAGATCCTGCAGACAAACCTTCGGGAGCATTTAAAAAAAGACTGGGCCACGGCTCTGCAAGTACTCAAAGCTGCGGCATTCAATCTCCAGCGCCCGGGGCTGGCATTCAGGGTTGGCGAAATCCACTACGACATCGGCAATGACCTCTATGAGCGAATGCTCGACAAAAGAATGCAGTACTCCTGCGGCTATTATAAGGATGCGGATACCCTTGAAGAGGCCCAGCGGGCAAAGCTTGACCTTATCTGCAGGAAGCTTGCCCTTGAGCCGGGAATGGAGGTCATTGAACTGGGCTGCGGATTTGGCGGGTTTGCACGATTTGCAGCCGAAAATTACAGGGTCAAGGTAACCGGCTACACCGTTTCAAAGGAACAGGCAAAATTTGCAAGGCAATACTGCAAGGACCTGCCCATTACCATCCACCTGGAAGATTACCGCAAGGCCACAGGAAGTTTTGACCGGGTCGTCTCCATTGGTCTGATGGAGCATGTGGGGTGCAAAAACTACCGAACCTATATGAAGCTTGCCAACCAGCTGGTCAAGGCGGACGGCATCGTCTTTATCCACACCATTGGCAGCAACGTGAGCAACATCACCTGCAATCCATGGACTACAAAGTACATTTTTCCAAACGGCATGCTGCCGTCCATGGCCCAGCTGTCAAAGGCCATGGAAGGCCTTTTTGTCATGGAGGACTGGCATAACTTCGGCGAAGATTACGACAAAACACTGATGGCCTGGCACGACAACTTTGTCCGCACCTGGCCTGAACTCAAACAAAACTACTCGGACGCTTTTTACCGCATGTGGAAATACTACCTGCTGAGCTCGGCAGGCGGCTTTCGCGCAAGAAGCATGCAGGTGTGGCAAATGGTCCTGACCAAGCCGGGCAGGCCCTGCCCAGACACCCGGATTTCCTAA
- a CDS encoding NAD(P)/FAD-dependent oxidoreductase encodes MIHAEVIVVGAGPAGTAAAFELKQRSVHTLILEKALFPRTKVCAGWITPRVLDLLDLSPQGYPHTIAGFDRLFFHLLGRTMAVKTHQYAIRRYEFDHWMVKRSGVKVYPHRVKQITRKNGQYTIDDTFTCNYLIGAGGTHCPVQKTFFNNDHPRSKKGLITAVEAEYRCNTRDRRCHIWFFHDRVPGYAWYLPKQGGYVNVGIGGKAVKLKHQGRTIMDHWQSFTKTLLDLSILPYAPPHPRGHTYFLRQSRLYPRIGNALVTGDAAGLATLDMGEGIAAAIESGMGAAAAITDNAPPSFHHLPKLSIWGMV; translated from the coding sequence GTGATCCACGCTGAAGTCATTGTAGTGGGCGCAGGCCCTGCCGGAACAGCTGCAGCCTTTGAACTTAAACAACGGTCTGTCCACACCTTGATCCTAGAAAAAGCCCTATTCCCAAGGACCAAGGTGTGTGCCGGCTGGATCACCCCCAGGGTGCTTGACCTTCTGGATCTTTCACCCCAGGGCTACCCCCACACCATCGCAGGGTTTGACCGGCTTTTTTTCCATCTCTTGGGACGAACCATGGCCGTCAAGACCCACCAGTATGCCATCCGTCGCTACGAATTTGACCACTGGATGGTAAAAAGAAGCGGGGTAAAAGTATACCCCCACCGGGTGAAACAAATAACCCGAAAAAACGGGCAATACACCATTGACGATACATTCACCTGTAATTATCTCATCGGTGCAGGCGGTACCCACTGCCCGGTCCAGAAAACCTTTTTCAACAACGACCACCCCAGATCAAAAAAAGGCCTGATCACAGCCGTTGAAGCCGAGTACCGCTGCAACACCCGTGACAGACGATGCCATATCTGGTTTTTCCACGACAGGGTCCCGGGCTACGCCTGGTACCTGCCCAAGCAGGGTGGGTACGTGAACGTGGGCATTGGCGGAAAAGCGGTCAAACTCAAACACCAGGGCCGGACCATCATGGACCACTGGCAAAGTTTCACAAAAACCCTGCTGGACCTTTCGATCTTGCCCTATGCCCCGCCCCATCCCAGGGGCCACACCTATTTTCTCAGGCAGTCCCGACTGTATCCCAGAATCGGAAACGCCCTTGTGACAGGGGATGCAGCAGGACTTGCCACCCTGGACATGGGCGAGGGCATTGCGGCAGCCATTGAAAGCGGCATGGGTGCTGCAGCAGCTATCACGGACAATGCCCCACCCTCGTTCCATCACCTGCCAAAATTAAGCATCTGGGGAATGGTATAA
- a CDS encoding GNAT family N-acetyltransferase gives MKIRKPTTENFSKVSGLLSSAFPKSQFEKKLVENFHANQTPIHEWVCIHVNKVIAYIAFSNAYKGEQICGLHLAPLAVAPEFQRQGIGSELVKFALRQKQIKESPLFVLGNPEFYQRFGFRQCATPLCPFDKNNRHFLSLGNTTTDAFTVGYEPEFTNS, from the coding sequence ATGAAAATACGAAAACCCACCACAGAAAACTTCAGCAAGGTATCGGGCCTGCTCAGTTCCGCCTTTCCCAAAAGCCAATTTGAAAAAAAACTGGTGGAAAATTTCCATGCAAACCAGACACCCATCCATGAATGGGTCTGCATCCATGTGAACAAGGTCATTGCCTATATTGCCTTTTCAAACGCCTACAAGGGTGAGCAAATATGCGGCCTTCACCTTGCCCCCCTTGCCGTGGCCCCTGAATTTCAGCGCCAGGGAATCGGCAGCGAGCTTGTCAAATTTGCCCTGCGCCAGAAACAGATCAAAGAAAGCCCCCTTTTTGTCCTTGGCAATCCCGAATTTTACCAACGGTTCGGGTTCAGGCAGTGTGCCACGCCCCTGTGCCCCTTTGACAAAAACAACCGCCACTTTCTGTCCCTTGGCAACACAACCACGGACGCGTTCACGGTCGGGTACGAGCCCGAGTTCACAAACAGCTGA
- the ablB gene encoding putative beta-lysine N-acetyltransferase has protein sequence MNPDRMDTLGSSLVQHGKQNDRVYLMKLNPDDREQIIDTLDDLAKEEDYSKIFAKVPASMEEIFLGDDYTVEARVKGLFNADEDGLFMGKFLTRDRAVVDNGQTIAQVLDLARLKADDDRKPAPGFQVQPMETTHAETMAELYSQVFDSYPFPIFDPDFIKETMESHVHYFGVFQGAELVALSSAETDMTALNAEMTDFATLPHVRGQGLADLLLDTMGRAVADMGVQTAYTIARATSHGMNIAFSRAGYRFAGTLVNNTNISGGLESMNVWWQDLSCL, from the coding sequence ATGAACCCGGATCGCATGGATACCCTGGGCAGTTCCCTTGTCCAGCACGGCAAACAAAATGACCGAGTTTACCTCATGAAACTCAACCCGGATGACAGGGAGCAGATCATTGACACCCTGGACGACCTGGCAAAGGAGGAGGACTATTCCAAGATCTTTGCCAAGGTTCCGGCATCTATGGAAGAGATTTTCCTTGGGGATGATTACACGGTGGAGGCAAGGGTAAAGGGGCTTTTTAATGCAGATGAGGACGGCCTGTTCATGGGTAAATTTCTGACCCGGGACCGGGCCGTGGTCGATAACGGACAAACCATTGCCCAGGTCCTTGATCTGGCCCGGTTAAAAGCCGATGATGATAGAAAGCCTGCCCCGGGGTTCCAGGTCCAACCCATGGAAACAACCCATGCCGAAACCATGGCCGAACTGTACAGTCAGGTTTTTGATTCCTACCCCTTTCCTATTTTTGATCCTGATTTCATCAAAGAGACCATGGAATCCCATGTGCACTACTTTGGCGTTTTCCAGGGCGCTGAACTTGTGGCCCTGTCATCGGCCGAGACGGATATGACGGCGTTGAATGCCGAGATGACTGATTTTGCAACCCTTCCCCACGTCCGTGGCCAGGGCCTTGCGGACCTGCTCCTGGATACCATGGGCAGGGCTGTCGCTGACATGGGTGTACAAACGGCCTACACCATTGCCAGGGCAACCTCCCACGGCATGAACATCGCCTTTTCCAGGGCCGGTTACCGGTTTGCCGGAACCCTTGTGAACAACACCAATATTTCAGGGGGCCTTGAGAGCATGAACGTCTGGTGGCAGGATCTCAGCTGTTTGTGA